Genomic segment of Borrelia puertoricensis:
ATCAATTGTTGATGTAGTACTTGGAAAAGAAGGTAAACATGATGCTGGGGATGATAAAAAGGCTAGTGATGGCAATACTGCAAGAACTGCCAATGGTGGAACTGATGAAGCAGGTAAGCTATTTGGTAATGCTGCTATTGATAGTGCTGATAATGCAAAGAAATCAGTAGCTGATGCTGCTAAAGCTGTTGGGGCCGTAACTGGGGCTGATATATTACAAGCTATGGTTAAGGATGGTAGTGATGCTAAAGCAGCTAATGCTAAAGATGGAACTATTGCAGGTGCTATTGCATTAACAGCTATGGCTAAGGATGGTAAATTTGCTAATGATAATGTTGGAACCGCGGAGGTTACTGTTGCAGTTAAGGGAGCAGCTGTAAGTGCTGTGACTAAAGCATTGGGTACTCTAACTATTGCAATAAGAAACACTATTGACTCAGGACTTAAAACCGTTAAAGAAGCAATGAAATTTAATCCTACTGATACCCCTTTAACTACTGATAATCAGACCCCTGAAACTAAAGGTCAATAATCAGAATTATCAATAAAATATACATAACTAAATAAAGTCATTTGAGGAAAACTCTTCTCTCTTTATGAGAACCGTTTTCCTTTTATCTATATCTTGCCTTCCTGAGGTAAAAAGGAGGCACGTGATAATGAAAAGAATTACTTTATGTGCGTTATTAATGACTTTATTTTTATTTCTTAGCTGTGGCAGTGGACAACAATCTGTTGATGCTGCTAATGGTGGCGGGGCAGCTACAGGAGGGAGAACTTTAAGTTCAGTTCTAATGGATGTAGGACGAAGTGCTGAGAATGCTTTTTATTCATTTTTAGAATTACTCTCTGGTACATTAGGTTTAAGAGTAACTAAGGATACAACTAAGCAACAGGTAGGAAATTATTTTAACAGTCTAGGTGATAAGCTTGGACAAGCATCAGACGAATTAGAAGAGGTAGCAAAAAAATCAAAAACAGAGCTTGATAAAGGTGGTATAAACAAGATAATTAAGGATGCAGTTGATACTGCTAAGGCTACTTTAAACACATTAAAAACTCATTTAGACTCTTTAAAAGATATAGGTGATGCTAAAGTAGTAGGTGATGCAGCAAGTGATGCTGCAGGAACAGCTGCAGATGAAACTGAATTAAAGAAAGCATATAATTCATTGAAAGGAATAGTGGAGACAGCTACTACAGAAGGTATTTCAAAGCCAAAAGTAGGAGCAACAACATTAAAAGTAGATAATGCAGATAATAAGGATGGTGCTAAAATATTGGCTACGAGTGCTGGTAAACCAGCAGCAGCAGATGCAGGTAAAGCAGCATTGATATTAGCAAGTATGAGTGGAGAGGAAATACTAGCATCAATAGTTGAGTCAACAGAAGGTGATGCAGCACTAAATGAGGCTGCAAAGGCAGAGACAACAGCAATGAGTTTTGCAAGAGGAGGTCAAGCAGCTCACTTAGCAGGTGCTGATACTGCAAAGGCAGCAGCAGTAGCAGGAGGGGTAGCATTACGTTCTTTAGTTAAGACAGGTAAATTAGCATCTGCAGCAGCTGGACAAGGAGGACAAGGAGAAGCGCAAGGAGTAGGAATAACCGCGGCAAATAAGTTATTAGTAGCAGTAGAAGATATCATTAAAAAGACAGTAAAGAATGTTCTTGAGAAAGCAAAAGCAAAGATAGATGAGGCAAGAGCTCCAAAAGAAGCAGGTCAGAAGTAAAATAGATAATTAAATTATTAAGTAATTAGAGTAAAAGGCAATCTTAGAGATAACTCTAGGATGCCCTCTTTTTTTGTTGTAATTTAACTTAAGAATTTAAATTGGATGCTGAATCTAAAAATACTTGCTTTGATTCTTTAGTTAATATAGGTCATGGGTTTTACGAGATTTTTGGTAATGCTTTTGGTGATGCTTTGGGACTTATAGCAGTTAAATCTAGTGACAAGAAAAGTAAAGTTGGTGAACACTTTGAGAAAATAAAAAAAGGTTTAAGTGATACTAAGGAGAAGTTAAAAGAGTTATCAGGTGAAATATCTGAAGCAAAAAATGCTAGTAACAGCACAATTGAAGCTGTTAAGAGTGCAATTAGCAGTGCTAATGATGTTTTTGAAAGGTTAATTGCTGCTCTAACTAAATTATCGGGGATAACTAATGATGGTGCTGACATTGGTGATACTGCTAGTGCTGCTGAAGAGGCTGGTAATATTGATATTGGTGATAATGCTAATGCTGTTCCTGGTGCTGCTGATAAGGCTGGGGTTGAAGCTATTATTGCAGGAGTTAAAGATATTATTGGAGCAGCAGATAAGTCTGGTATAAAAATTGAATCTGGAAATGCTGGTAATGCAGTAAATGCTGCTGCTACTACTGATGCTCCTGCTGTCCTTGGTGGTGCAAATGGAAATGCAACGTAAGGTGCTGGTCCTAAGCTGGCAGCTGAAGTGGCTAAAGCAGATCCATGGGCTATGATTGATAAGATTAAAAATGCTATCGCTGCTGCTCCTGCTGTCCTTGCTGGCAACAATAATAATCATGAAACTGGGGCACTGGCTGCTTCTAATGCTCATGCTGTTGCTGCTAATAATGGTGCTAAAACAAATGCTGACTTAGCAGCTGCTGTTGCTCTTAAAGCTATGACTAAGGGTGGTAAATTTAGTGCTGCTCAAAATGAAGATGGAGCAGTTAAAGCTGCTGCTGTAACTGCTGTGAATAAGGTTTTAGGAATTCTTGGTTTGATAATTAGAAAAACAGTAGCAAGTAATCTAGATAAGATAAGAGAAGCTATTAAGGGAATACAGTACTCTGAGATTACTACTCAATCAACTGAAACTAGTACTACTCAACCTACTTCTACTAAATAAATTATCTAATTAAATAATCTAAATAAAGTCATTTGAGGAAAACTCTTCTCTCTTTATGAGAACCGTTTTCCTTTTATCTATATCTTGCCTTCCTGAGGTAAAAAGGAGGCACGTGATAATGAAAAGAATTACTTTATGTGCGTTATTTTTGACTTTATTTTTACTTAGCTCTTGTAATACTTCAGGGGCTGCTACTAAAGATGGGCAGGCTGCTAAATCTGATGGTACTCTTATTGACCTAGTTACAATAACTAAGAACATAAAAGACTCGGTTGCTTTTGCTAAGAGTGTTAAAGAAATTCATACTTTAGTTAAATCCATTGATGAGCTTGCTAAAGCTATTGGGAAAAAAATTAAAAATGATGGCACTTTAGAAGCCGTAGCTGATAAAAATGGTTCTTTAATTGCTGGGGTAGTTAGTATTGCTGCAGCTATAGAAGCAAAAGTAGGAGAGTTAAAAATAGCGGATTCCCTTAAAGGTTTAAATGGAAAGGTTAAAGATGTTGAGGATAAGACCAAAGCATTTACAGC
This window contains:
- a CDS encoding variable large family protein, which produces MKRITLCALLITLFLLLSCGSGTTSAEDTQGRFLKSVISLGNDFLNVFTSLSDMVGGVLGFNTTTKKSDVGNYFKTIHDTLSSTKTFLEKIVADMKSENNPNAATTETAVNKLVSETLDKIIQGAKTASEAIGDASDLLGNVAAQNNGGAAGTEVDKLVKGIKSIVDVVLGKEGKHDAGDDKKASDGNTARTANGGTDEAGKLFGNAAIDSADNAKKSVADAAKAVGAVTGADILQAMVKDGSDAKAANAKDGTIAGAIALTAMAKDGKFANDNVGTAEVTVAVKGAAVSAVTKALGTLTIAIRNTIDSGLKTVKEAMKFNPTDTPLTTDNQTPETKGQ
- a CDS encoding variable large family protein; translation: MKRITLCALLMTLFLFLSCGSGQQSVDAANGGGAATGGRTLSSVLMDVGRSAENAFYSFLELLSGTLGLRVTKDTTKQQVGNYFNSLGDKLGQASDELEEVAKKSKTELDKGGINKIIKDAVDTAKATLNTLKTHLDSLKDIGDAKVVGDAASDAAGTAADETELKKAYNSLKGIVETATTEGISKPKVGATTLKVDNADNKDGAKILATSAGKPAAADAGKAALILASMSGEEILASIVESTEGDAALNEAAKAETTAMSFARGGQAAHLAGADTAKAAAVAGGVALRSLVKTGKLASAAAGQGGQGEAQGVGITAANKLLVAVEDIIKKTVKNVLEKAKAKIDEARAPKEAGQK
- a CDS encoding Vsp/OspC family lipoprotein — encoded protein: MKRITLCALFLTLFLLSSCNTSGAATKDGQAAKSDGTLIDLVTITKNIKDSVAFAKSVKEIHTLVKSIDELAKAIGKKIKNDGTLEAVADKNGSLIAGVVSIAAAIEAKVGELKIADSLKGLNGKVKDVEDKTKAFTAKLKNQHAVLGAADGATTDENAKKAIDYVNKANGDNGAKELGEINTAIDALLNDAEAAVTSAINVLTTSTKSASPAQSN